The Magnolia sinica isolate HGM2019 chromosome 3, MsV1, whole genome shotgun sequence genome includes the window tttgTAAGCACTCATCCTGACGTAAAGCTCTCGCACTTGTGAAGCTCTCCAAAGCTCTGAGTTGTACTAatggttcaaaggaaatcaaagttacgtgggcctaCAATGATGTAAACACTGCTCatatccatttgtagagatcattttaaagcgtgaaagcaaaaatgagtcatatccaaagctgcTTGaacagaccacaccacaagtagtaGTGGGGAAaataattctcactgttaaaacattcatggggcacaccataacgtttattttccatccaatctgttcataagatcactcGGACCTgtatgaggaggaaaaacaaatatcatattgattcaaaacttttgtgaccccaaaagggtttcaatggtagacgttcaatcccccacagtttttttcagtgtggtccatttgatctttagatctgtcttatttttctgcaAAAGCCTTACgacaagctctccaaatgaacggacgatttagatataacatatacctcatgatgggacccacattttggtgacgtcaacacaccaaccaGGTCGATGTGTGTGTTAAaccggatgcggattgcgtcctacccccgctccgggcagggctctgtaggggctactgtgatgtaagtgttttatccacgctgtttatcatttttctcagatcattttaatatatgaaccaaaACATTAAGTAGGTTCACAACTAcaatggaccataccaaaggaagctgcagtgataatgacacttaccattgaaacccttctaagggccaccgtgattgttttttaccatacaaccaattcataaggtcatgtagacgtggatgaagtgaaaaatcaaATACCAGGCTGATcggaaacttctctagctcccaagaagtttttaatggtgtacgttaaatccccactttgtggtccacttaagctttgttcCTGCCTCGTTTTTTGTTTaacaccataaaatgatatgagaaaaacgattaacggcgtggataaaacacttacatcacggtggccccacagatccctgcccggacggattagggtaggacgcaatccgcgtccgtgttacacctgccaatccgcttccggatcgGGTTCCAGGCAATCAGCGTCTCTTCAGGACAGTATTGGACATcagtaggtgtggcccacctaagatttgtatctgcttcatttttgggctcatacttcaaaatgagttggcaaaacggatggacggcgtagatatacaacgcatacatcgagATGGCCCCAgtgtcagggtcccacccacatccgGATCCCGTGTCGCAGCTAAGTCGCGTCCCCTGTGGCCGGGTGCGGGGGCAATTCACGTCCGCCAGTCGTTGGCAGGATCGAATCCGCGTTCGAAAAGAAAGATAATATCTATCAATTAAAAAAAACGAGTGCCGATAGTGGCAATTTCCAGTATGATAATGCATGAGGATTGCTATAAGAGGCAGACGCTGGACCTCGAAACATATTCCaaggatccaaaccgttgatttgacCAGATACATAGCTGATGATAGTCGACTTTAAAATCTTCAATTGAAAAATCCTATTACTTTGCCAACAAAATAACGCTTAAAGAGGGTCCATATTCAACGGAAAAGAGTTAAAATGATCAAAGGTTTCATTATATTCCAGTCCAAGAGTTTCTTTTTCGGGTATCCCcacccacgtgaggcccaccatataaacggtttggaacATTGGAACATGACACATATCCAAATGCTCTCGTCCCGACGGATCATTCCAGCGAACCCCCATAATGCATGCGAATATGGAGATGCTCCACTGCTCCCGGTGCACTGTCAGTTTATGGTGCACCTAGTTGCATCTATTCACTTGGACAGTACAATCGgtcgatctaaaccgtccattaagtcAATAACACATTTTATAGATTACCATGAAAAAATTGCACTGgtcagatgatccaatccgttctttttttggccttattttctatatccATCTTTTTCAAACAATGCATGGCATGGTTACGTTTGCCTAACAAAAGGGATTCGTAATCCATCACGGCCCCTAACAAATacatggatcaaattgttgattggacctatttttgtgcaaagatcttgaccatccatattaatcgccattgatcaaatggttaatagtTGTCAGATCAGTGTGATATTTGCATGGTCGCCTATGAAATATGAGTTGGCCATAATTAACAGTCTCAATCAATGGATTGGCAGTCATTAATATTACAATGGAACCagaagcactataacttataatgcCCTCAGAGCACTGGAGATAGATTTTCAGAAAAGTCTTATTTCTTGACGCGGATTGCTTGAAGCTGTGTGGTTCAACAGAGATGCCCGTGACGAatatactccgtccatcagttttgtaagACCACACAACACAAAACATTATAGCCGACCATAGTTTTTATatactatccaaaccgttcattgcgTTTTTATCACTCAGATAAACCTTagccacaaatatcatcctgatacaaaacttgtggcccccgaaaagtttccaatggtggatgttcaatatccactgtttAGTGTGGAGTGGCCCACAAGAGTTTGAATCTACCTGATCTTTAGCAACCTATCCCATTGTGGTCTTGCAagactgatgaacggagtggatttgttacagcatctctgtgggacccacacagcttccgactaCATGAATTTCCAGTAcctggggtcacaggcaatccgtgtCCATTACTTTCTTCCGTAGAAATTTCCAGAACAAGAAGAAAATTGCCCATCTGTCATGCAAGTGCGTCACTAACTATATAAGTAGAAGCATCCTCATAAATAATCGATTTAAAGAAGCTTTCATCTTCCTCTATATAAAGGCCTCTTCAAACATCAAAAGCACCAATTGCTTAAGATTCCAGAGAAATCTCTACACTTCTCATGGCTTCTCCTGCCATTTTCTACTCTCTTCCAAGGAGAAGATTGCCTTCCTTAGGAGCATCTTTTATACCTCCGACCgatctcaccgatctctctctcatcCAAATTCTCATAACCGTCGCCACCGATGTAATCTCCGCGTCACTTAATCTCCATATCCCATCCCTTCGCAGAAAATCCCGATCTTTGACACGTAAAATCAATACCTTCGTCGTGTTGCTGGAATATCTGAAAGACTTCAGCGTTTTTCCTCTACCGTCCTCTGCGGATCTTTGCTTCAAAGAGCTCTACATCCTTCTCCATAGATTGAAGATTCTTATCAATTACTGCTCGCAGTCCAGCCGGTTATGGCTTCTGCTTCGGAATCCATCAATTTCCAGACACTTCCACGATCTAAATCGGGATATCTCGACGTTGTTGGATGTTTTCCCGTTAAAAGAGATCGATTTGGATCCTGATTTAAAAGAGCAGATCGAACTCCTGCAGGAGCAATCAAGACAATCCAAGCTCTTCATTGATCCACAGGATGAGGTGCTTCGGTGCAGGCTGTTTGCGTTCCTTGAGGAATTCGAACAGGGGAGGAGGCCAGACTTAATGCAACTGCAGGCAGTTTTTATCGACCAGTTGGGGATTCGGGATGTGAGAGCTTTCAGGTCTGAAATAGAATTTCTCGAGGAACAGCTCCATAGCCAGGAGGAAGACTCCGACTTGACAGTTTCGGTGCTAGATGGGTTTGTAGCATTAGTTCGGTACAGCAGATTTCAGATTTTCGGaatcgaagaagaggaagaaagaaagtcAGATTATACTCTAAATTGCAAGAAATCAATTAAGGGTCCAATTTGCTCTCAGTCTGGAGAGGCATTCGTAGCCGTTCCAAAGGATTTCTGTTGTCCGATATCTCTCGATCTGATGCGTGATCCGGTGATTATTTCAACTGGGCAGACTTATGATCGAGCCTCCATCGTTCGATGGATGGAAGAAGGGCATCGCAATTGCCCAAACTCCGGGCAGATGATCTCCCACGACCTTCTAATTCCTAATAGAGCTCTCCGTGGGCTGATTGCACAGTGGTGTGCTGCTAAAAGTATCCCCTTTGATCCACCAGAGAGCACCGATGCAGCGACAGAAACTGTTACTATCCCTGCAACCACCAAGGCCGCAATCGGAGCCAACAGAGCCACTGCAGAGCTTCTGGTTCAGCAGTtggcaaatgggccacacatggcaaAAACGGTTGCTGCCCATGAGCTACGGATGCTTGCAAAAAATGGGAAGGAGAACCGCATCGCCATTGCAGAAGCAGGCGCAATTCCTCTTCTACTGCAGCTGTTCTCGTCATCAAACCCAGTCATGCAGGAGAATTCAGTGACTGCAATCCTTAATCTATCTCTTCACGACAAGACCAAGAGCTTAATTATGGAGGAAGAAGGGTGTTTGAAATCGATCGTCAACGTTCTGAGAGATGGGTTGACAGAGGAAGCAAGGGAGAACGCTGCTGCAGCACTGTTCAGCCTCTCTATGGTGCATGATTACAAGAAGAGGATTGCAGATGAGGCAGGTGCTGTGGAATCGCTGGTGGGGCTCTTGATGGAGGGGAGCTCGAGAGGGAAGAAAGACGCAGTGGCAGCCTTGTTTAATTTGTCAACCCGCTCAGAGAATTGCGAGAGGATGGTGAAGGCTGGGGCAGTGTCAGCATTGGTGGGGGCATTGGGAACAGAAGGGGTGACAGAGGAAGCAGTGGGAGCATTGGCATTGCTGGTAAGGCAGAAGGCTGGGGCCGAAGCAGTTGCAAAGGAGGATGAGATGGTGGTGGTGGGACTGATCAAGGTGATGAGGTGGGGCACACCGAAGGGGAAGGAGAATGCGGTCGCCACACTCCTCACTGTATGTCGTAGTGGCGGGGTGGCCATAACAGAGAGGTTGGTGCAGGTACCCACATTGGCAGGGCTGCTGCAAATGCTGCTCCTCACAGGCACGAAGCGGGCAAGGAGGAAGGCTGCATCGCTTGCTAGAATGTGTGAGCGGTGCAAGTTTGCGGCCTTCTACATGGAAACATGAGGCATGAAGTACCAGTGTAAATTTGGTGCCGATGCTACACTGATTTTctcgaagttttttttttttttccctgtgatGGTTATTCACATATTCTTTGATTTGTGTTGGGGTGGGGGTACAAGGACAAGGAGATGTAGACATGTATTTAGCCAGAATAGCGCTATTGTAAATAGACACCCTTGAAGGAGAGCATCAGTGGAAGATtgattgatgaaatggattgTTTTGTTGTTGGAAATGTTTGAGAAAAGCAGTACGAGGATTAGATCTTGGGAGAGAGAAAATATTTTAAACTGAACAGCCAACAACCTAATtaattttagggtgtgtttggatgttaaCCATATTTTGTTCCAAGGAGATTGGCCATGAGAAATTATAATTCCATTCTATAGGAGTCTCAGCTGGTCTGCAAGCAGTTGGACCAGTATGAGAGAAGTGATCTATTGTAACCCTTTCCAAACAAAAGGCTAACTAATTGCACCATCTAAATGGTGTTAAATATGCATTTTACTTACTAATTAACCAATATTATCTTTCTCATACCAGTACTCATCACAACCCCATCACCTCTCTCATATGTTTCACCAATGCCTGTTGTAGCATCATCTTGAATGCTCCTCTTTGGCAAGCCTAACAACTACCTTCAGCATGTAAAAGAATGGAAGGTTTACTCTCTTTGATACAAAAATTGAGCCTCCATGGCCCGAGACATATTTACCAAAACCCATTCAATGACCTGCTTGGGATTCCCTTAAACAGCTAGAGAAGAGAAGTGCAATCCCcagctaggaaaaaaaaaaggtgcaatcCCACCTTAACAGCAAATAAAATGGCACCAGTGGCCTCGCCACTCGAGTCTCCAAAGGGCCGAAGAACACCCGAAACACCTCCATTATTTCTTTACTGCCAACTCCACGAGAACAACCATCGAAGTTAAGCTTAATGAAACCTGAAGGAgacatttcctatggtatgaagGTGGCTTTGCCGTATATCCAGTTCATAAACCCACTTTTtccattaaaatttaaataaataaacttcTGAATTGGACATTTCCCCAAAATTCTGTGATGAGAAGGGGCTCCATCAATAATCATCAACGTAATTTAGCTCTTAACCACTTCCTCTGAtgaacttttatttccaaagatACTCcaatttctttccttccaaaacCCCCATAGGATTACATATGGCATCATTCTCCACAAAATATTCCTTCTACTATGGAACAGACCCCTCGGCCAACCACTGATAACCGTTTTTAGCAATGCATTTAGCATCAAACTCATACCAAGAggctaaaagaaaaaaagggttgCAAACATCACCGGCCAAACTGTAGTGAAGAAACATATGATTTGCCACTTCCTCCTCGTTTCAACAAAGAATGCACATATTTGGGAGAACCATTAAACACTTTGTAAGATTGTTGTGGGTTAGAATTTTATTTGGAT containing:
- the LOC131240957 gene encoding U-box domain-containing protein 17-like, producing the protein MASPAIFYSLPRRRLPSLGASFIPPTDLTDLSLIQILITVATDVISASLNLHIPSLRRKSRSLTRKINTFVVLLEYLKDFSVFPLPSSADLCFKELYILLHRLKILINYCSQSSRLWLLLRNPSISRHFHDLNRDISTLLDVFPLKEIDLDPDLKEQIELLQEQSRQSKLFIDPQDEVLRCRLFAFLEEFEQGRRPDLMQLQAVFIDQLGIRDVRAFRSEIEFLEEQLHSQEEDSDLTVSVLDGFVALVRYSRFQIFGIEEEEERKSDYTLNCKKSIKGPICSQSGEAFVAVPKDFCCPISLDLMRDPVIISTGQTYDRASIVRWMEEGHRNCPNSGQMISHDLLIPNRALRGLIAQWCAAKSIPFDPPESTDAATETVTIPATTKAAIGANRATAELLVQQLANGPHMAKTVAAHELRMLAKNGKENRIAIAEAGAIPLLLQLFSSSNPVMQENSVTAILNLSLHDKTKSLIMEEEGCLKSIVNVLRDGLTEEARENAAAALFSLSMVHDYKKRIADEAGAVESLVGLLMEGSSRGKKDAVAALFNLSTRSENCERMVKAGAVSALVGALGTEGVTEEAVGALALLVRQKAGAEAVAKEDEMVVVGLIKVMRWGTPKGKENAVATLLTVCRSGGVAITERLVQVPTLAGLLQMLLLTGTKRARRKAASLARMCERCKFAAFYMET